A segment of the Panicum hallii strain FIL2 chromosome 1, PHallii_v3.1, whole genome shotgun sequence genome:
TCTCCTTTCTAAGCTCGTCACGTACCTGAACATTAAGAAAGAGCACCAAGTCAGCATACACAAGACTCTTCAGGAATTTTCTATGTGGGTATGCCAGAGATAAGGCCTTGAGATAAAACAATCTAATATAGATAAACAGCAGTCAACACCACAATATAAATAGTTGCAGAAAAATCACCAACACATGGATGAGGGGGGCAGAGGAAAAATATAAGGTGTTAGAACACTAGGAGGACCTACGAATACGTAAAGCTTTCAATCATATTGTATACTAGGAGATACAGATTGTAAAGAAAAAATGATGTGGAAAAAGAGAGTAGCATGCAAGAGTTTGCAACTCCGACATCGTTAACTGATCATGAagatttgaaaattattttctaTAATCAGTGGTGTGTGGATAACCAACACCAATGAGGATAAGCACTCTTAGGAATCCACTAGTTGTTGGAACCACTGAACGAAACAGAATTAAAAAAAAAATAGTGTTATATCCAGAAAGGATCTCAACGTCCTCTGGTGATGTCAGCATCACAAGTATAAAAAAAGTGGCACGTGCAACAGAGCTTACATTGTTCTGGGTTTTAACTTGATCGAGTGAATTAAAGAATGCATTATATGCCTCTTTGTCTTTCAATAGCCTCTGTAACTCCTCAATACTGCACAAAAGGATTTGATTAAGAAGATGCAAGATAAACAGGGTTGTTGACTCCAGTCAAATAATGCATCATCAGTAAATTGCATATTGTGCAAATTAAACAAGTTTCCATCATATATAATTCAGGACCACAGCACAGAAAATCAACCATGCATAAATGGGTCTCCAAATTCTACAGCACTTATCAACTAGTTCTCCAACTTAAACCAATTGTCATAATTTAGAAGAACAGTTTATATCCCTACAGGCTGACTGACACTAGTTATTCAACCTTGCCTTAACATATATACAACATACTAAAGGATTTTCCAGTCTTGCACATGTCCATCCAAATGTGCGGTGCCAATCTGTGATATAATAGCGTAAGTTGAAGGGTCATGCCCTATAATTATGTTAAGGTATCAAAATTAGAGAAGTCACATGGCATAGATCTAGACACAGTTTTGCTAAATCTCCCAGTTTGGGGATAACCGTAAAAACATATATTCTACCAAAGGTAACAAAGTATGTCAATTGCAATCCATATTCGATAATAAATATAAGAAATGAGGCAGTGCTGTATGCAAGAAAGATAGAAGTAGATTATGAAAGAAAATAAGGATATATATGAACCTCTTATCTTTCAAACGAGCAATTATCCCTGCAGCCTCAGCAGGAGATGGTTGCCCACGGGATGAAGACTGAGGATGATCTGAAGCTCTTTGATGTGGGCTAGCACTAGAAGAGGTAGGTGTCGATGGACGTGAAGATGAGCCTACCACCGACGGAGGGTACCAAGATTGCGTAGGTATGTCCTGGAAATTTGGGTCTGTTTGCTGCTGCTGAGAGCTGTTACAAGCACATTCAGCAGAGCCAATGGCAATAAGCAAGAGAAGCAAAATTTTCAGGCAGTGAGCAAGACTGCAAGAGAGCAAAGTTTTCAGAACTGCTTAATACATATTTCATTCATGCTATCCTTAATCATTCAGTACAACTGTATAAGATGCATCCATAGGAAATGACGCAAATAGCAATTAGGTAAATTTTCTTTGGTTAAAAATGAACTTTTTGGAGTAAAACAGCGCAATTAAATAACTTCTTAAATGTCTGTAGGGTTGTACAGAAAGAACTAGGTACTAAAGTATTGTAATCAGACAACTTATTTGAAACTAAGAGGTTCTAACAGGTAACCAGATGTATACAGGAACATGTTAAACCTAGCTAATTTAGGCACATAAACAAGAAGCCAGGGCTCATAAAACATAGAGCGGCAATTTCAATGAGACCAGCGTACCCGAAGAGAGGAATTCTCCAGCTCATCGTATAGAGAAATCTGCACTGATAGAGAGAAGGTTACATGTCAATCAATAAACTGATCAGTGGTGCAATCTGAAATGTTTGAACCCTTATGATTCATGAAAATCGAAGTGAATGCCTAAATGGATATTCCGATGCAAATAACACACCAGTTGAAATTAATGTTTGTTAGATAATAATCAGTTGCATCATCAAAAACAATCATTTCATTAAATATCAACCACGCTGAATTTTGTCCATTATAAAAAAAAAATGCCATGATCAGTTGATCACTAGCAGATACAGAAACGGACATCTGCTCTTCAGGCGGTCACTTCTACCATCAAATTGCCTAGGTGCGCTATACTGGACACGTGAGCCCATCATTCCAGATGTCATGTGCAGCGGTGGTGTGTTACAGGGTTAACATGGGCCAGTTGCTAATCCAGTCAAATCTCAGCCGGAGAGAAAAGCCCACGCCACCTCGCCTAGCCACCATCgatccgccgctgccgccctgcCTACCGCCGCTGCCAGACGCTCCTCTAATCCCGCCGGCCATGGAGCCCTACCCCAACAACCCCGAACCCGAAACCCTAACCCAGCCACCATCATACGCCTCAATCCGAGAGAGGGATGAGGAGGACCCACCTATTCGCCGGCCGTCTACCACTACAGCCGTACGAGCACGAATCGGAGGAGGAGCGGACGAGGGCGCGGCTGAGCTCGGGGACGGAGAAGAAGCAGCCGCGGCTGCGGTTGCTTCGCGACGGAGGTAGTGCCGTGCGGAGGTGATTTCGGGGCAGGCGGACCAGACGAGACGACGGGGAGAAGAGTCGAAGCGACGCGGTTGCAAGCTCACGCCGCCGCACGCTTGGGCCGGCTGAGCAGAAAGGACTCGCACTTATTTGGGCCGGCGGCACACGAGTTAGGATGTTGTTGGGCCGTAACTCTCGGTGCGACGGCGGACACAAGGCCCGCCGAAAGGGAACACTGCAACGCGGCCAGGCTTAGCTCGGTTGGGTAGCGGCCCTTTGCGGAGTTTTTGTTCGATCCGCTAATTGCAACCTACTGGCCCAACCGGCCCGCAATCGAAGGCCTCGGGAGATTCCGCCCGTTGCTCTGTTTGGTTTGCGGCCTGCGGCGCCGCACCGCGCGCGCATGTGGGGCGGCCGaatcggccgccgcaccttaggCAGCGTCCTAGGCCACAAAGCAAACAGCTCTTTAGTCCCACGCAGACAAGCTAGCCCAAGGATATCCAGCTGAAAGGATAACCCGTGTTGCACACCACCGGCGACCACGCGTGCGCATGCACGTTCCATAATCCAACTTATGAATCTAACGTTTGAATCATATGACATATATGCGTGGTTAATTTTTTTTATTCATGGAGTTAGATTTTACTCTCTGTTGACCCTTCCTATTTGCCACAGAGGCATCTGAATTATATGTCCGTAAATAAAGATGCAAAAATATGTAACTCGTGATGCCATATTGTTTCATGCAGTTGTAACAAGGTTCCAGACATATTGTTGAAGAAAATAGACATTTGATATCGTCAAAAACTACTCTCCTATTTCAAATTGCAGTTCGTTCTGGCAAATGTAGGTACATATCTTTtattatgtatctagataaacactatatctagatacatagtaaaaattatatatttagatTTGTCAAAACAATCTATATTTTGGAACGGGGGAGTAGGCTTTGTTAAAAGTGCCATTATCAAATGGGGATTGCGCTCTAGAGTGCCATTTCATGGATCTTTAAACACTCCTAGTAGAGCTacacgcattttctttttttttagatTTTCAGCGTTACTCCAAACACACGTGGCATACATCGTGCACGGTtctaagagcatctccaataATATCTAAAACAAAATCCAAAAACGTTTTTTGGCAACAAAAGAGAAAATCTCTGCTCCAACGGTGTCCCAATAATTTTTGGCAAGTGTCAAAAACCAGAATTTTAGAAGTTTATTTTTTAGATATTTCTGGAGATGCTCTAGCTGAACTGGCTCCGGTATATGTACAGTAGTCTTTCTCTCACGCGCGCTCACTCGCCATGTCCTTGAgatggattttttttttttgaataaTTCTTTGAGATGGACATGGACCAAGCTTTTTGCCAGTGCGGACATCCCGCTGGCACACGGATGCAAGTATGTGAGCTCTtatttatttcaaaaaaaattatatGTGCTCTCATTTAAAAGAAAATATATGCAAGTATATGTGTGCTTGCACAGCCGAGGCCGCGCGCGGTGTACGACGGTCACAAGGTCAGTTCGCCAGAGTCTCCTGCGGAGGATCTCAGTAGTCAGTAGGATCGGAGCGATCATGGATCGCGTGGACGTACGTATGTGTCGCCGATGACGCGCCGCCAGGTCTTGTCATCCCTCCTCGGGCAAGCccggcacgccgccgccgccgagctcctGCTACCCCGGCCACGGCCCACGCCCaagcgccggccggccggtcaccCCCGCACCCTCCTCGGCGACGTCCTCCGGCGATGCCTGcctgcccgccgcccgccggcgacaGGGGTGGCCGCGCCGGCCTGGCACGCGATAATAATGCCGCCAAAAAAGCGCAGCTCTCTTGTGCAGCAGCGTCGCACACTCGCACGGTCGGTCGTCCGTCCGACCATCCGGAGCCTGTGCACGCCTTCCCCTTTCCCTTTTCCGTGCACCGGCACCTCGTCCTCTCTCGATGCTCTTTGCATCCACCGGCAGGCGATGGCCGATGGGGAGGAGATTAGGAGAAGGCTGCCGTGGTGCTTTGGAGTTTGGACAGTAGCGAAGCACGTTGCCACCAGCTGCCCCCTGCTTCTTTCCACTGCACCGAGCACCGATCTGATCCTGCCGATCGACCTCTGCTTGCTCTTGCTCCCTCAGCACAGTGCAGTGCTGTACTAGTACTACTGCCCActtcacacacacacaaaaaaaagtGGCCGTCTGCTAGCATGTCTCGTACGTGCGTGTCTTCAGCTTTGTGAGGCGAGGCAACAATGTGTGTTCAAGGCGTTCAGCCATGGCTGGCTGGTTTGTCCTGCTGCGGCAATGACCTATCCTGTGGTTATTGCTAGTACAAAATCACACACAAAGCTTCTATCAACAAGACTGCAACTTAACTTTGCATTGCGTACGTGCATTGCAACGTCCGTATTACCCCCGGTGTACCAGCAGGATCTTTGCACATTGCACTACCTGCATGCAGCTCAAGCTGGTGGTGTGATGTCCTTCAGAGAGGGGACCAAAACTCCGTGAGCAAACAGAAACGGTGCTTACTCTTCTGCTTCAGGGTGTTTTGTACCCCTTACTTTTCTGCCCTCCCCATTTTTATCTTCTATAAtctaattatggaaaaactgtTGACGACTTTCCTGAGGAAAAAAAATAATTAGGATACCTTTCACTAGTTTGTTTGGCCTACATTGCATGTCGGAGTTTGATCGTACATAGCTTCAATTCATGTGTAAACCAAGCTACAAAGTTGCAACTGCACACCGGGGAACCAACCGCAACTAGACACGTCTCATGGAAACTCACAAGGTGCAAATCAGCGATCGTTAGGTGCACCTTCAATCCTGCTCAGTTTAAATATTTGTGCTACTTTTTAAAAATAGGATCTCATTTTAGAGAAGTAGCATAAATATTTGAACTAGAGAGGATCGGAGGTGCACCTAAAATTATCAACTTGCACCCCAAATATAAGGAAACAATTTGGCGAAACATAAAAAATCCATGCATAAACTACCAAAAAATATATTATTTTAATGGGCACTGCTAGCGCCTGGATGCCCGATCAGAATTTTTTCATCGGACGGTCCGTCGCAACATTGATAAATAACAATTGCAATATCAAGAAAATATGTATACAAATGACTCTGATATCCGATTCGAGGATGGAAAATTTCCACTGCAACATTAACATCATATTTCATGCAACATCCACGCAACATTAAAAAATAATAATTGCAACATCAATACTTATCTCATATGCAATATAGATCGAAAGGTCCGATTTTTTCTGCGTGGACTCTCTAATCCCAGCATTGCCGTATTTTAATATCTTAACAACTATAATTTCCAGTTACTATATGATTTGTTAAGATAATTTGGGACATCCACACACCCCACACCGAATTCATGAGTCAATCGAACTCAAACCTGAACAGCAGAGCAGCCCTCCCATGCACGCGGGTCCCACCTGCAGTGAGACAACACGGCACCCAAGCGGCCAAGCCATCAGGCACACCCCCAACCCAGCCGTGTTCCTCTAtaaatccggccggccggccggccatgtCTCAGCGAACGCGGCTGTCTCCACTCTCCAACCATCCACCCCCGGGAGAGAGCCACCATGGCTGCCGCGACGAAGCTGAacccggcggcgccgccgttcCCGTTCCCCGACCCCTACGCGATCCACTtcgccccgccggcgccgccgccgttcccgcTCGCCGACGCCGCCTGCCCCCCTCAGTTCCCCTTCGTCACCTACTGCTGCGTCCCAGCCCCTCCCGCCGGCCACATCGGCTTCTGCTTCCCCGTCCAGCCGCCGCCCTCTCCTCAGCCGGGAGTCGGCAAGGGCGGCGtccccacggcggcggcggccgcgacgcccggccggccgccgcacAAGCTCATTGCGGCATTCTCCGACCTAGGCGGCGCGGGGAAGCGGGAGGACGCGGCCGTGAAGCCGTGGAAGGAACctgcacgcgccgccgccgcgcccgccctggcgccggccgcgccgcgcaaGCCGTGGGTGGCGCGGCGGAAGGAGGAGAGGATCGTGGCCAAGGTCAAGGCGCCA
Coding sequences within it:
- the LOC112877318 gene encoding vacuolar protein-sorting-associated protein 37 homolog 1-like isoform X1 → MSWRIPLFGSSQQQQTDPNFQDIPTQSWYPPSVVGSSSRPSTPTSSSASPHQRASDHPQSSSRGQPSPAEAAGIIARLKDKSIEELQRLLKDKEAYNAFFNSLDQVKTQNNVRDELRKETAQLARENLEKEQRILELRNQCTIIRTTELAAAQDRLTDLERQKDDIMRSYSPAALLDKLQTSMAKLDEESEELHQKFLEKDIDLPTFVQKYKKLRTAYHKQALLHLAGQTSLR
- the LOC112877318 gene encoding vacuolar protein-sorting-associated protein 37 homolog 1-like isoform X2; protein product: MSWRIPLFGSQQQQTDPNFQDIPTQSWYPPSVVGSSSRPSTPTSSSASPHQRASDHPQSSSRGQPSPAEAAGIIARLKDKSIEELQRLLKDKEAYNAFFNSLDQVKTQNNVRDELRKETAQLARENLEKEQRILELRNQCTIIRTTELAAAQDRLTDLERQKDDIMRSYSPAALLDKLQTSMAKLDEESEELHQKFLEKDIDLPTFVQKYKKLRTAYHKQALLHLAGQTSLR